A stretch of Bos taurus isolate L1 Dominette 01449 registration number 42190680 breed Hereford chromosome 5, ARS-UCD2.0, whole genome shotgun sequence DNA encodes these proteins:
- the GDF11 gene encoding growth/differentiation factor 11 — protein sequence MVLAAPLLLGFLLLALELRPRGEAAEGPAAAAAAAAAAAAGAGGERSSRPAPSVAPEPDGCPVCVWRQHSRELRLESIKSQILSKLRLKEAPNISREVVKQLLPKAPPLQQILDLHDFQGDALQPEDFLEEDEYHATTETVISMAQETDPAVQTDGSPLCCHFHFSPKVMFTKVLKAQLWVYLRPVPRPATVYLQILRLKPLTGEGTAGGGGGGRRHIRIRSLKIDLHSRSGHWQSIDFKQVLHSWFRQPQSNWGIEINAFDPSGTDLAVTSLGPGAEGLHPFMELRVLENTKRSRRNLGLDCDEHSSESRCCRYPLTVDFEAFGWDWIIAPKRYKANYCSGQCEYMFMQKYPHTHLVQQANPRGSAGPCCTPTKMSPINMLYFNDKQQIIYGKIPGMVVDRCGCS from the exons atGGTGCTCGCGGCCCCGCTGCTGCTGGGCTTCCTGCTCCTCGCCCTGGAGCTGCGGCCCCGGGGGGAGGCGGCCGAGGgccccgcggcggcggcggcggcggcggcggcggcggcggcgggggccggGGGGGAGCGCTCAAGCCGGCCGGCCCCGTCCGTGGCGCCCGAGCCCGACGGTTGCCCCGTGTGCGTGTGGCGGCAGCACAGCCGCGAGCTGCGCCTGGAGAGCATCAAGTCGCAGATCTTGAGCAAACTGCGGCTCAAGGAGGCGCCCAACATCAGCCGCGAGGTGGTGAAGCAGCTGCTGCCCAAGGCGCCGCCGCTGCAGCAGATCCTGGACCTGCACGACTTCCAGGGCGACGCGCTGCAGCccgaggacttcctggaggaggacgaGTACCACGCCACCACCGAGACTGTCATTAGCATGGCCCAGGAGA CCGACCCTGCGGTGCAGACAGATGGCAGCCCTCTTTGCTGCCATTTCCACTTCAGCCCCAAGGTGATGTTCACAAAGGTACTGAAGGCCCAGCTGTGGGTGTATCTCCGGCCTGTGCCCCGCCCAGCCACAGTCTACTTGCAGATCTTACGACTGAAACCACTAACTGGGGAAGGGActgcagggggagggggcggAGGCCGGCGTCACATCCGTATCCGCTCACTCAAAATTGACCTGCACTCACGTTCCGGCCACTGGCAAAGCATTGACTTCAAGCAAGTACTACACAGCTGGTTCCGCCAGCCACAGAGCAACTGGGGCATCGAGATCAACGCCTTCGATCCTAGTGGCACAGACCTGGCTGTCACGTCCCTGGGGCCGGGAGCTGAAGGGCTG CATCCTTTTATGGAGCTTCGAGTCCTAGAGAACACAAAACGGTCCCGGCGGAACCTGGGCCTGGACTGCGATGAACATTCAAGTGAGTCCCGCTGTTGCCGCTACCCCCTCACTGTGGACTTTGAGGCTTTTGGCTGGGACTGGATCATCGCTCCTAAACGCTACAAGGCCAACTACTGCTCCGGCCAGTGCGAGTACATGTTTATGCAAAAGTATCCGCACACCCACTTGGTGCAACAGGCTAACCCAAGAGGCTCTGCGGGGCCCTGCTGCACACCCACCAAGATGTCCCCAATCAACATGCTCTACTTCAATGACAAGCAGCAGATTATCTACGGCAAGATCCCTGGCATGGTGGTGGATCGCTGTGGCTGCTCCTAA
- the CD63 gene encoding CD63 antigen (The RefSeq protein has 1 substitution compared to this genomic sequence), translated as MAVEGGMKCVKFLLYVLLLVFCACAVGLIAVGVGTHLVLNQTITHGATPSFLLPVVIIAVGAFLFLVAFVGCCGACKENYCLMITFAIFLSLIMLVEVAAAIAGYVFRDKVRSEFNKDFRQQMKNYPKDNQTASILDKMQKDFECCGAANYTDWEKILAVTNKVPDSCCVNITHNCGINFVVKDIHTEGCVEKIAAWLRKNVLVVVAAALGIAFVEILGIVLACCLVKSIRSGYEVM; from the exons ATGGCGGTGGAAGGAGGAATGAAATGTGTCAAGTTTCTGCTCTACGTTCTCCTGCTGGTCTTCTGC GCCTGTGCGGTGGGACTGATTGCTGTGGGCGTAGGGACCCACCTCGTCCTGAATCAGACTATCACCCATGGGGCCACCCCTAGTTTCCTGTTGCCTGTGGTCATCATCGCAGTGGGGGCCTTCCTCTTCCTGGTGGCCTTTGTGGGCTGCTGTGGAGCCTGCAAGGAGAACTACTGTCTTATGATCACA TTTGCCATCTTCTTGTCCCTTATCATGCTAGTTGAAGTGGCTGCAGCCATTGCTGGCTATGTGTTTAGAGACAAG GTGAGATCAGAATTTAATAAGGACTTCCGGCAGCAGATGAAGAATTATCCAAAAGACAACCAGACGGCATCGATCCTGGATAAGATGCAGAAAGAT TTTGAGTGCTGCGGGGCGGCTAACTACACAGACTGGGAGAAGATCCTGGCCGTGACCAATAAAGTCCCTGACTCCTGCTGCGTCAATATCACTCATAACTGTGGGATTAATTTCGTTGTGAAGGACATCCATACTGAG GGCTGTGTGGAGAAGATTGCGGCCTGGCTGAGGAAGAATGTGCTGGTGGTGGCTGCGGCAGCCCTAGGCATTGCCTTTGTGGAG ATCCTGGGTATTGTCTTAGCATGCTGCCTTGTGAAGAGCATCCGAAGTGGCTATGAGGTGATGTAG
- the RDH5 gene encoding retinol dehydrogenase 5, which yields MWLPLLLGVLLWAALWLLRDRQCLPASDAFIFITGCDSGFGRLLALRLDQRGFRVLASCLTPSGAEDLQRVASSRLHTTLLDVTDPQSIRQAVKWVETHVGEAGLFGLVNNAGVAGIIGPTPWQTREDFQRVLNVNTLGPIGVTLALLPLLLQARGRVINITSVLGRLAANGGGYCVSKFGLEAFSDSLRRDVAPFGVRVSIVEPGFFRTPVTNLETLEDTLQACWARLPPATQALYGEAFLTKYLRVQQRIMNMICDPDLAKVSRCLEHALTARHPRTRYSPGWDAKLLWLPASYLPARLVDAVLAWVLPKPAQTVY from the exons ATGTGGCTGCCTCTGCTGCTGGGTGTCTTGCTCTGGGCAGCACTGTGGTTGCTCAGGGACCGGCAGTGCCTGCCAGCCAGCGATGCCTTTATCTTCATCACCGGCTGTGACTCGGGCTTTGGGCGGCTCCTTGCTCTGAGGCTGGACCAGAGAGGCTTCCGAGTACTAGCCAGCTGCCTGACACCCTCGGGGGCGGAGGACCTCCAGCGGGTCGCCTCCTCCCGCCTCCACACCACCCTGCTGGATGTCACAGATCCCCAGAGCATCCGGCAGGCAGTCAAGTGGGTGGAAACGCATGTTGGGGAAGCAG GGCTTTTTGGTCTGGTGAATAATGCTGGTGTGGCTGGCATCATTGGTCCCACCCCATGGCAGACGCGGGAGGACTTCCAGCGGGTGCTGAATGTGAACACGCTGGGTCCCATCGGGGTCACCCTCGCCctgctgcccctgctgctgcAGGCCCGGGGCCGAGTGATCAACATCACCAGTGTCCTTGGCCGTCTGGCAGCCAATGGAGGGGGCTACTGCGTCTCCAAGTTTGGCCTGGAGGCCTTCTCTGACAGCCTGAG GCGAGATGTGGCTCCTTTTGGGGTACGGGTCTCTATCGTGGAACCTGGCTTCTTCCGAACCCCTGTGACAAACCTGGAAACTTTGGAGGACACCCTGCAGGCCTGCTGGGCACGGCTGCCTCCAGCCACACAGGCCCTCTATGGGGAGGCCTTCCTCACCAAAT ACCTGAGAGTGCAGCAACGTATCATGAACATGATCTGTGATCCGGACCTGGCCAAGGTGAGCAGGTGCCTGGAGCATGCCCTAACTGCCCGTCACCCCAGAACCCGCTACAGCCCAGGCTGGGATGCCAAGCTGCTCTGGTTGCCAGCCTCCTACTTGCCAGCCAGGCTGGTGGATGCTGTGCTCGCCTGGGTCCTTCCCAAGCCTGCCCAGACAGTCTACTAA
- the RDH5 gene encoding retinol dehydrogenase 5 isoform X1, whose amino-acid sequence MGVPHPSPEKGSGPHPKPPNPGLPFLAEEKQNREQAWSSSGSLPLHVLTASPSLVLSSVMSLDQVTWAPAMWLPLLLGVLLWAALWLLRDRQCLPASDAFIFITGCDSGFGRLLALRLDQRGFRVLASCLTPSGAEDLQRVASSRLHTTLLDVTDPQSIRQAVKWVETHVGEAGLFGLVNNAGVAGIIGPTPWQTREDFQRVLNVNTLGPIGVTLALLPLLLQARGRVINITSVLGRLAANGGGYCVSKFGLEAFSDSLRRDVAPFGVRVSIVEPGFFRTPVTNLETLEDTLQACWARLPPATQALYGEAFLTKYLRVQQRIMNMICDPDLAKVSRCLEHALTARHPRTRYSPGWDAKLLWLPASYLPARLVDAVLAWVLPKPAQTVY is encoded by the exons ATGGGagttccccacccctccccagagaAGGGCAGTGGGCCCCATCCCAAgcctcccaacccaggacttCCATTTCTGGCAGAGGAGAAACAAAACAGAGAGCAGGCCTGGTCCAGCTCTGGCTCTCTGCCCCTCCACGTGCTCACGGCCTCTCCCAGCCTGGTGCTAAGCAGTGTCATGAGTCTGGACCAG GTCACCTGGGCTCCAGCCATGTGGCTGCCTCTGCTGCTGGGTGTCTTGCTCTGGGCAGCACTGTGGTTGCTCAGGGACCGGCAGTGCCTGCCAGCCAGCGATGCCTTTATCTTCATCACCGGCTGTGACTCGGGCTTTGGGCGGCTCCTTGCTCTGAGGCTGGACCAGAGAGGCTTCCGAGTACTAGCCAGCTGCCTGACACCCTCGGGGGCGGAGGACCTCCAGCGGGTCGCCTCCTCCCGCCTCCACACCACCCTGCTGGATGTCACAGATCCCCAGAGCATCCGGCAGGCAGTCAAGTGGGTGGAAACGCATGTTGGGGAAGCAG GGCTTTTTGGTCTGGTGAATAATGCTGGTGTGGCTGGCATCATTGGTCCCACCCCATGGCAGACGCGGGAGGACTTCCAGCGGGTGCTGAATGTGAACACGCTGGGTCCCATCGGGGTCACCCTCGCCctgctgcccctgctgctgcAGGCCCGGGGCCGAGTGATCAACATCACCAGTGTCCTTGGCCGTCTGGCAGCCAATGGAGGGGGCTACTGCGTCTCCAAGTTTGGCCTGGAGGCCTTCTCTGACAGCCTGAG GCGAGATGTGGCTCCTTTTGGGGTACGGGTCTCTATCGTGGAACCTGGCTTCTTCCGAACCCCTGTGACAAACCTGGAAACTTTGGAGGACACCCTGCAGGCCTGCTGGGCACGGCTGCCTCCAGCCACACAGGCCCTCTATGGGGAGGCCTTCCTCACCAAAT ACCTGAGAGTGCAGCAACGTATCATGAACATGATCTGTGATCCGGACCTGGCCAAGGTGAGCAGGTGCCTGGAGCATGCCCTAACTGCCCGTCACCCCAGAACCCGCTACAGCCCAGGCTGGGATGCCAAGCTGCTCTGGTTGCCAGCCTCCTACTTGCCAGCCAGGCTGGTGGATGCTGTGCTCGCCTGGGTCCTTCCCAAGCCTGCCCAGACAGTCTACTAA
- the BLOC1S1 gene encoding biogenesis of lysosome-related organelles complex 1 subunit 1 isoform X1, which translates to MNAKSFRVSRVSSPPFSLPPRPSLSPEPGSQVTAQIRGRARAWGRGNYRSFGGEKRRREAITAATCLTEALVDHLNVGVAQAYMNQRKLDHEVKTLQVQAAQFAKQTGQWIGMVENFNQALKEIGDVENWARSIELDMRTIATALEYVYKGQLQSAPS; encoded by the exons ATGAACGCAAAGAGCTTCAGGGTAAGCCGAGTATCCAGCCCGCCGTTTTCTCTCCCTCCGCGGCCTAGCCTCAGCCCGGAGCCTGGATCTCAAGTAACGGCCCAGATCCGGGGAAGGGCGCGGGCTTGGGGTAGAGGAAATTACAGGAGCTTTGGTGGAG AGAAGAGAAGGCGAGAGGCCATCACTGCAGCGACCTGCCTGACAGAAGCTTTGGTCGATCACCTCAATGTAGG TGTGGCCCAGGCCTACATGAACCAGAGGAAGCTTGACCATGAGGTGAAGACCCTGCAGGTCCAGGCAGCCCAGTTTGCCAAGCAGACAGGCCAGTGGATCGGGATGGTGGAGAACTTCAACCAGGCACTCAAG GAAATTGGGGATGTGGAGAACTGGGCTCGGAGCATCGAGCTGGACATGCGCACCATTGCCACCGCGCTGGAGTACGTCTACAAAGGGCAGCTGCAGTCGGCCCCCTCCTAG
- the BLOC1S1 gene encoding biogenesis of lysosome-related organelles complex 1 subunit 1: MLSRLLKEHQAKQNERKELQEKRRREAITAATCLTEALVDHLNVGVAQAYMNQRKLDHEVKTLQVQAAQFAKQTGQWIGMVENFNQALKEIGDVENWARSIELDMRTIATALEYVYKGQLQSAPS; encoded by the exons ATGCTGTCCCGCCTGCTGAAAGAACACCAGGCCAAGCAGAATGAACGCAAAGAGCTTCAGG AGAAGAGAAGGCGAGAGGCCATCACTGCAGCGACCTGCCTGACAGAAGCTTTGGTCGATCACCTCAATGTAGG TGTGGCCCAGGCCTACATGAACCAGAGGAAGCTTGACCATGAGGTGAAGACCCTGCAGGTCCAGGCAGCCCAGTTTGCCAAGCAGACAGGCCAGTGGATCGGGATGGTGGAGAACTTCAACCAGGCACTCAAG GAAATTGGGGATGTGGAGAACTGGGCTCGGAGCATCGAGCTGGACATGCGCACCATTGCCACCGCGCTGGAGTACGTCTACAAAGGGCAGCTGCAGTCGGCCCCCTCCTAG